One part of the Streptomyces sp. NBC_00286 genome encodes these proteins:
- a CDS encoding MFS transporter → MSEVVYDKSELRRARYAVATVFAVHGAVTGSFATRVPWIQDHASVSAGQLGLALAFPAIGASVAMPLASGISHRFGARAALRGLLALWTLALVLPSLAPNLLTLCVALFVYGATAGMADVAMNALGVEVETRLDKSIMSGLHGWWSAGALIGSAAGTLAAHLGSDARLHHALAAVALTLIGVAACQGVLDLRPTEDEEAPPRFALPPRSALLIGAVGFCAVFAEGASLDWSAVYLRDVLGSSAGVAAASTTGFTLTMALARIAGDRVIDRFGPVRTVRVGGVLATLGGLLVVVAENAVVAMSGFALLGLGIAVVVPLCFAAAGRSGPNPAQAIAGVATITYTSGLIAPSAIGTIADATSLVVSFGLVTALTFGLAAFAGVLRGGARQSAEVASHEPVQRAKS, encoded by the coding sequence GTGAGTGAAGTGGTCTACGACAAAAGCGAGTTGAGGCGCGCCCGGTACGCCGTGGCGACGGTCTTCGCCGTACACGGCGCCGTGACGGGCTCGTTCGCGACCCGCGTTCCGTGGATCCAGGACCACGCCTCGGTGAGCGCGGGCCAGCTGGGCCTGGCGCTCGCGTTCCCCGCGATCGGCGCCTCCGTGGCGATGCCGCTGGCCAGCGGGATCAGCCATCGCTTCGGTGCCCGTGCGGCCCTGCGCGGACTGCTCGCGCTATGGACGCTGGCCTTGGTGCTCCCCTCGCTCGCGCCGAACCTGCTCACGCTCTGCGTGGCGCTCTTCGTGTACGGCGCCACCGCGGGCATGGCCGATGTGGCGATGAACGCGCTGGGCGTCGAGGTCGAGACCCGGCTCGACAAGTCGATCATGTCCGGCCTGCACGGCTGGTGGAGCGCGGGCGCCCTGATCGGCTCGGCGGCGGGCACCCTCGCCGCCCACCTGGGCTCGGACGCCCGCCTCCATCACGCGCTGGCGGCCGTGGCGCTCACCCTGATCGGTGTGGCCGCCTGTCAGGGCGTACTGGATCTGCGGCCCACGGAGGACGAGGAGGCGCCGCCGCGGTTCGCGCTGCCGCCCAGGTCCGCGCTGCTCATCGGCGCGGTGGGGTTCTGCGCGGTGTTCGCGGAAGGGGCGAGCCTGGACTGGTCGGCGGTTTACCTGCGGGATGTGCTGGGCAGTTCGGCGGGGGTCGCGGCGGCGTCCACTACCGGCTTCACGCTCACCATGGCGCTCGCGCGCATCGCGGGTGACAGGGTGATCGACCGCTTCGGCCCGGTCCGCACCGTACGCGTCGGCGGCGTCCTCGCGACCCTCGGCGGACTGCTCGTCGTGGTGGCCGAGAACGCGGTGGTGGCGATGAGCGGCTTCGCGCTGCTCGGCCTCGGTATCGCCGTCGTCGTCCCGCTCTGCTTCGCGGCGGCCGGACGCAGCGGGCCCAACCCGGCCCAGGCCATCGCGGGCGTCGCCACCATCACGTACACCTCGGGCCTGATCGCCCCGTCCGCGATCGGCACGATCGCGGACGCGACCAGCCTGGTGGTGTCCTTCGGCCTGGTGACGGCCCTGACCTTCGGGCTCGCCGCGTTCGCCGGCGTGCTGCGCGGCGGCGCCCGGCAGAGTGCCGAGGTCGCTTCACACGAGCCGGTTCAGCGCGCCAAGTCGTAG
- a CDS encoding ROK family transcriptional regulator: protein MPASPSTARAINDRLALRLLQEGPLTAGQLKQLTGLSRPTVADLVERLAAAGLIAVVGEAGEQRRGPNARLYGIVADLAQLAAVDVRTEGVSVVVTDLLGSVLAEASVPIGDEAGTGSAVEQAVTLVERTAKEAGADKLHTVGIGAPGLIDPATGELRDSSGLPEWHRRLVAALDDRLAARVLIENETNLAALAEQRAGSARDRDTFVLLWLGHDIGAAVVLDGTLRRGASGGTGEIGFLPVPGTAGLPSATDCGGGFHSLAGAAAIVELAERYGVVAPPSPHEPQAAALVRAAAGAVPASAAAGQFLDVLADRVAIGTASVIAVLDPGCVVLAGEIGQAGGETLAGRVQERLTRMSPLPTEVRASSLGGGAVLRGALLMAREGAQDELFTP from the coding sequence ATGCCCGCATCTCCGAGTACCGCCCGGGCCATCAATGACCGGCTCGCCCTGCGGCTGCTGCAGGAAGGTCCTTTGACGGCAGGGCAGTTGAAGCAGCTCACCGGACTGTCCCGGCCCACGGTCGCCGACCTGGTGGAACGCCTCGCGGCCGCCGGGCTGATCGCGGTCGTAGGAGAGGCGGGGGAGCAGCGACGTGGCCCGAACGCCCGGCTGTACGGGATCGTCGCCGATCTCGCGCAACTGGCCGCGGTGGACGTACGTACCGAAGGTGTGTCCGTGGTCGTCACGGATCTGCTGGGCTCGGTGCTGGCCGAGGCCTCGGTGCCGATCGGGGACGAGGCGGGCACCGGGTCCGCCGTCGAGCAGGCGGTCACCCTGGTCGAACGTACGGCCAAGGAGGCAGGGGCCGACAAGCTGCACACGGTGGGGATCGGTGCGCCCGGCCTCATCGACCCCGCCACCGGTGAACTCCGCGATTCCTCCGGACTGCCCGAGTGGCACCGGCGCCTCGTCGCCGCCCTCGACGACCGGCTCGCGGCCCGCGTCCTCATCGAGAACGAGACGAACCTCGCGGCCCTGGCAGAACAGCGCGCCGGCTCCGCCCGCGACCGGGACACCTTCGTCCTCCTCTGGCTCGGGCACGACATCGGCGCCGCCGTGGTCCTCGACGGCACCCTGCGCAGGGGCGCCTCCGGCGGCACCGGCGAGATCGGCTTCCTCCCGGTCCCGGGAACCGCGGGGCTGCCGTCGGCGACGGACTGCGGCGGCGGCTTCCACTCCCTCGCGGGGGCGGCGGCCATCGTCGAACTCGCCGAGCGGTACGGGGTGGTGGCGCCCCCATCGCCTCACGAGCCGCAAGCGGCGGCCCTGGTGCGGGCGGCGGCCGGTGCTGTGCCGGCGAGTGCCGCGGCGGGCCAGTTCCTCGACGTGCTCGCCGATCGTGTGGCCATAGGCACCGCCTCCGTGATCGCCGTGCTGGACCCGGGTTGTGTGGTGCTCGCGGGGGAGATCGGGCAGGCGGGTGGCGAGACGCTCGCGGGCCGGGTCCAGGAGCGGCTCACGCGGATGTCACCGCTGCCCACCGAGGTGCGGGCCAGCTCGCTGGGCGGCGGGGCGGTGCTCCGCGGGGCGTTGCTGATGGCGCGGGAGGGCGCGCAGGACGAGCTGTTCACGCCGTGA
- a CDS encoding riboflavin synthase, with the protein MFTGIVEELGEVTSVENLDDASRFRLRGPVVTEGARHGDSIAVNGVCLTVVDHEGDEFTADVMAETLNRSSLGALTVGSRVNLERPMAVGERLGGHIVQGHVDGTGEIIERKPSDNWEIVKISLPEDLQRYVVEKGSITVDGISLTVVDAGPDYFTISLIPTTLALTTLGLKQPGDPVNLEVDVIAKYVERLLGSQGAGR; encoded by the coding sequence GTGTTCACCGGAATCGTCGAAGAGCTGGGCGAGGTCACGTCCGTCGAGAATCTTGACGACGCCTCCCGCTTCCGACTGCGTGGACCTGTCGTCACCGAAGGCGCGCGCCACGGTGACTCCATCGCCGTCAACGGCGTATGCCTCACGGTCGTCGACCACGAAGGCGACGAGTTCACCGCCGACGTGATGGCGGAGACCCTGAACCGCTCCAGCCTCGGCGCCCTCACCGTCGGCTCCCGCGTCAACCTCGAACGCCCCATGGCCGTCGGCGAACGACTCGGCGGGCACATCGTGCAGGGCCATGTGGACGGCACGGGCGAGATCATCGAGCGCAAGCCGTCCGACAACTGGGAGATCGTGAAGATCTCGCTCCCCGAGGACCTCCAGCGTTACGTCGTCGAGAAGGGCTCCATCACCGTCGACGGCATCAGCCTGACCGTCGTCGACGCCGGCCCCGACTACTTCACCATCAGCCTCATCCCCACGACCCTCGCCCTGACCACGCTCGGCCTCAAGCAGCCCGGCGACCCGGTCAACCTCGAGGTCGACGTCATCGCCAAGTACGTCGAGCGGCTGCTCGGCAGCCAGGGGGCCGGGCGGTGA
- a CDS encoding nicotinamide mononucleotide transporter family protein, with protein MNWLNSEAFTVFGQHIKWADMMGNTIGLIALALGWRRSLWTWPAQFLAGAILLTAFATAHLSGSAGKQVIVMAVAAWGFWQWNRGERKAQDGSVAVRFATWRERGYLAGAAALGTLAVGGLFTAYPTLSWDPWPDAYIFVGTIVAMYAQARGMVEFWFAWLLVDLVGVPLNFANGFAFSGFVYIIYGALVLWGMRDWWLRSRQSAQPVLEGAPA; from the coding sequence GTGAACTGGCTGAACTCCGAGGCCTTCACGGTCTTCGGACAGCACATCAAGTGGGCGGACATGATGGGCAACACCATCGGTCTGATCGCCCTCGCCCTCGGCTGGCGACGCTCCCTGTGGACCTGGCCCGCCCAGTTCCTGGCCGGCGCCATCCTCCTCACGGCCTTCGCCACCGCCCACCTCTCCGGCAGCGCGGGCAAGCAGGTGATCGTCATGGCCGTCGCCGCCTGGGGCTTCTGGCAGTGGAACCGCGGCGAGCGGAAGGCGCAGGACGGCTCGGTCGCCGTACGGTTCGCCACCTGGCGCGAGCGGGGCTACCTGGCCGGCGCCGCCGCGCTCGGCACCCTCGCGGTCGGCGGGCTCTTCACCGCGTACCCGACCCTCTCCTGGGACCCCTGGCCGGACGCGTACATCTTCGTCGGCACGATCGTCGCCATGTACGCCCAGGCGCGCGGCATGGTCGAGTTCTGGTTCGCCTGGCTGCTCGTCGACCTGGTGGGCGTGCCCCTCAACTTCGCCAACGGCTTCGCCTTCTCCGGCTTCGTCTACATCATCTACGGCGCACTCGTCCTGTGGGGCATGCGCGACTGGTGGCTGCGCTCGCGGCAGAGCGCGCAGCCCGTCCTGGAAGGAGCCCCCGCATGA
- a CDS encoding bifunctional 3,4-dihydroxy-2-butanone-4-phosphate synthase/GTP cyclohydrolase II, whose amino-acid sequence MTAAPILYSTEGFEDLSLDPIEQAIADIAAGRPVVVVDDEDRENEGDLVIAAEKVTPEIIAFMMSECRGMICAPMEGDELDRLELPQMVQHNTESMRTAFTVTVDATPAHGVTTGISASDRATTLQLLASGTAQAGDFVRPGHIFPLRAKPGGVLARNGHTEAAVDLARLAGLRPAGAIVEIAGEDGQMLRLPELIPFARKHGLTIISIEDLIAYRQSSEPTVRREAQTQLPTAYGEFTAYGYRSTVDGVEHVALVHGEIGEGEDVLVRVHSECLTGDIFHSLRCDCGPQLEASLERIHAEGRGVVVYLRGHEGRGIGLLSKLRAYELQERGRDTLDANLELGLPADARDYGAGAQILEDLGVHSVRLMTNNPDKTDALVRHGLKVTDREPMPVKAGEHNLRYLRTKRDRMGHDLPWLDTTTVSPCGNQ is encoded by the coding sequence ATGACTGCGGCACCCATCCTGTACAGCACCGAAGGCTTCGAGGACCTCAGCCTCGACCCCATCGAGCAGGCCATCGCCGACATAGCGGCGGGCCGACCGGTCGTGGTCGTCGACGACGAGGACCGGGAGAACGAGGGCGACCTCGTCATCGCCGCCGAGAAGGTGACCCCCGAGATCATCGCCTTCATGATGAGCGAGTGCCGGGGCATGATCTGCGCGCCGATGGAGGGCGACGAACTCGACCGGCTCGAACTGCCGCAGATGGTGCAGCACAACACCGAGTCGATGCGCACCGCCTTCACGGTCACCGTCGATGCCACCCCCGCGCACGGCGTCACCACGGGCATCTCCGCCTCCGACCGCGCCACCACACTCCAGCTGCTGGCGAGCGGTACGGCGCAGGCCGGTGACTTCGTCCGCCCCGGCCACATCTTCCCGCTGCGCGCCAAGCCCGGCGGCGTCCTCGCCCGCAACGGCCACACCGAGGCCGCCGTCGACCTGGCCCGGCTCGCGGGCCTGCGCCCGGCCGGCGCCATCGTCGAGATCGCCGGCGAGGACGGCCAGATGCTGCGCCTGCCCGAGCTGATCCCCTTCGCCCGCAAGCACGGCCTGACCATCATCTCCATCGAGGACCTCATCGCCTACCGCCAGAGCTCCGAGCCCACCGTCCGCCGCGAAGCACAGACCCAGCTCCCCACCGCCTACGGCGAGTTCACGGCATACGGCTACCGCTCCACCGTCGACGGCGTCGAGCACGTCGCCCTCGTCCACGGCGAAATCGGCGAGGGCGAGGACGTACTCGTCCGCGTCCACTCCGAGTGCCTCACCGGCGACATCTTCCACTCGCTGCGCTGCGACTGCGGCCCCCAGCTGGAGGCCTCCCTGGAGCGCATCCACGCCGAGGGCAGGGGAGTGGTGGTGTATCTGCGCGGGCATGAAGGGCGCGGCATCGGGCTGCTGTCCAAGCTGCGGGCGTACGAGCTTCAGGAGCGCGGTCGCGACACACTCGACGCCAACCTGGAGCTGGGCCTGCCCGCGGACGCCCGGGACTACGGCGCGGGCGCGCAGATCCTCGAGGATCTCGGCGTGCACAGCGTGCGGCTGATGACCAACAACCCCGACAAGACCGACGCCCTCGTCCGCCATGGCCTCAAGGTCACCGACCGCGAGCCGATGCCCGTGAAGGCGGGCGAGCACAACCTCCGCTACCTGCGCACCAAGCGGGACCGGATGGGGCACGACCTGCCCTGGCTGGACACGACCACCGTGTCCCCCTGCGGCAACCAGTAA
- the ribH gene encoding 6,7-dimethyl-8-ribityllumazine synthase, with amino-acid sequence MSGKGAPELSVRNCGDLRVAVIAAQWHEKVMEGLVDGALRALRELGIDEPTVLRVPGSFELPVVAKVLAGRGYDAIVALGVVIRGGTPHFEYVCQGVTQGLTQVSVDTGVPIGFGVLTCDTEEQALDRAGIAGSSEDKGHEAVTAAVATAATLRSVSEPWR; translated from the coding sequence GTGAGCGGCAAGGGTGCACCTGAACTGTCCGTACGCAACTGCGGCGACCTGCGCGTCGCGGTGATCGCGGCACAGTGGCACGAAAAGGTGATGGAAGGCCTCGTCGACGGCGCCCTGCGCGCCCTGCGCGAGTTGGGCATCGACGAGCCGACCGTCCTGCGCGTCCCCGGCAGCTTCGAGCTGCCGGTCGTCGCCAAGGTTCTCGCGGGCCGGGGCTACGACGCGATCGTCGCCCTGGGCGTCGTCATCCGCGGCGGCACCCCCCACTTCGAGTACGTGTGCCAGGGCGTCACCCAGGGCCTCACCCAGGTCTCCGTGGACACCGGCGTCCCCATCGGCTTCGGCGTGCTGACCTGCGACACCGAGGAACAGGCCCTCGACCGCGCGGGCATCGCGGGCTCCAGCGAGGACAAGGGACACGAGGCGGTGACGGCCGCCGTCGCGACCGCGGCCACACTGCGCTCAGTATCCGAACCCTGGCGCTGA
- a CDS encoding phosphoribosyl-ATP diphosphatase, producing the protein MSKKTFEELFTELQHKAANGDPATSRTAELVGKGVHAIGKKVVEEAAEVWMAAEYEGKEAAAEEISQLLYHVQVMMVARGISLDDVYAHL; encoded by the coding sequence ATGTCCAAGAAGACGTTCGAGGAGCTCTTCACCGAGCTCCAGCACAAGGCCGCCAACGGCGACCCCGCCACCTCCCGCACCGCCGAGCTGGTCGGCAAGGGCGTCCATGCCATCGGCAAGAAGGTCGTCGAAGAGGCCGCCGAGGTCTGGATGGCCGCCGAGTACGAGGGCAAGGAAGCGGCCGCCGAGGAGATCTCGCAGCTGCTCTACCACGTCCAGGTGATGATGGTCGCCCGCGGCATCTCCCTGGACGACGTGTACGCCCACCTCTGA